In Leptospira congkakensis, one DNA window encodes the following:
- a CDS encoding ArsR/SmtB family transcription factor, whose product MPKEMEEADQVFKAMADPNRRKVLDLLYAQNGQTLSSLCEQLDMQRQSATQHIEILIKANLVSVVWKGREKLHFINPVPIYEVYARWVRKFEENRLGFLYDLKIQLEGEDHETK is encoded by the coding sequence ATGCCAAAGGAAATGGAGGAAGCGGATCAGGTATTCAAAGCAATGGCTGACCCGAATCGAAGAAAGGTGCTGGATCTACTTTACGCCCAGAACGGCCAAACTCTTTCCTCACTCTGCGAACAACTAGACATGCAAAGGCAATCGGCAACACAACACATAGAAATTCTCATCAAAGCAAATCTGGTATCCGTTGTTTGGAAAGGTCGAGAGAAACTTCACTTCATCAACCCTGTTCCAATTTACGAGGTTTATGCACGTTGGGTACGAAAATTTGAAGAGAATCGTTTAGGTTTTTTATACGACTTAAAAATACAACTTGAAGGAGAAGATCATGAAACCAAATAA